A part of Gossypium hirsutum isolate 1008001.06 chromosome A07, Gossypium_hirsutum_v2.1, whole genome shotgun sequence genomic DNA contains:
- the LOC107955717 gene encoding uncharacterized protein, whose protein sequence is MSALLFTKSTLTRSKDEVYVAAVALRATKGPAQLLMSTAYSLSVWDLQHFMVIIKPSSPLLSQAIVFDFQPEDPENIYTALAALSGRAVPGVVLTRKLRKLPRSRCWFVGYAEGNAVDKAYDFNNTWEVDLRIGLHDCRDYTNGLVEQLTGEKLVLEHLRRRNGGQS, encoded by the exons ATGTCAGCTCTTCTATTCACAAAATCAACTCTGACAAGAAGCAAAGATGAAGTTTATGTGGCAGCAGTGGCACTAAGAGCTACAAAGGGACCGGCCCAGCTTTTGATGTCAACTGCTTACTCCCTCAGTGTCTGGGACTTGCAACACTTCATGGTCATCATCAAACCctcttctcctctcctttctcag GCCATTGTCTTTGATTTTCAACCTGAAGATCCAGAGAACATATACACGGCACTTGCTGCTCTGTCTGGTAGAGCAGTACCAG GAGTTGTTCTTACAAGGAAGTTAAGGAAGCTGCCGAGGAGCAGATGTTGGTTCGTTGGATATGCTGAAGGGAATGCTGTTGATAAGGCCTATGACTTCAACAACACATGGGAGGTTGATTTGAGAATTGGGCTTCATGACTGTCGAGATTATACAAATG GTTTGGTTGAACAGCTGACTGGTGAAAAACTTGTGTTGGAGCATCTGAGAAGGAGAAATGGTGGTCAAagttaa